Proteins encoded by one window of Candidatus Aramenus sp. CH1:
- a CDS encoding nicotinamide mononucleotide deamidase-related protein, which produces MYVAEILTVGNEILSGRTVNTNASHIARRLTSLGFAVKRMTVVMDDVRDISQAFSEIFSRKPNLVISTGGLGPTCDDRTAEGLANAVSLPLVYNEEALRQIKEKYDKLNLDLTEERKKMALMPKGATPVENDKGIAPGIYLQHQGIEVLATPGVPREMEAVLEVFISRYLRQRPNVAYVEDSVVVDGVMESTIAPHIAKLVKKYDLYIKTHPKGYELSNPALEIQIAGSSDNAEKIGERVRRCKEEIVALVRELGGTIRTQ; this is translated from the coding sequence GTGTACGTAGCCGAAATACTTACGGTCGGTAACGAGATCTTAAGTGGTAGAACTGTCAACACCAATGCCTCCCACATAGCTAGGAGGTTAACTTCCCTAGGGTTTGCAGTTAAGAGGATGACTGTTGTTATGGACGACGTAAGGGATATTTCTCAAGCTTTCTCGGAAATATTTTCAAGGAAGCCCAACTTAGTTATCTCCACGGGTGGCCTCGGTCCCACCTGCGACGATAGAACCGCAGAAGGGCTAGCCAATGCGGTGAGCCTCCCCCTGGTTTACAACGAAGAGGCGTTGAGGCAGATCAAGGAGAAGTACGACAAGTTGAACTTAGATCTGACAGAAGAGAGGAAAAAGATGGCGTTAATGCCAAAGGGCGCAACGCCTGTGGAGAACGATAAGGGGATAGCCCCCGGGATTTACCTGCAGCACCAAGGCATAGAGGTCTTGGCTACTCCAGGAGTTCCCAGGGAAATGGAGGCAGTGCTAGAGGTCTTTATATCTCGTTACTTGAGGCAAAGGCCAAACGTAGCCTACGTAGAGGACAGCGTTGTAGTAGACGGAGTTATGGAGTCGACAATAGCCCCTCACATAGCTAAACTCGTGAAAAAGTACGACTTATACATAAAGACTCACCCAAAGGGGTACGAGCTTTCCAATCCTGCCCTGGAGATTCAGATAGCTGGCAGTAGCGATAACGCGGAGAAAATAGGAGAAAGGGTTAGAAGGTGTAAAGAAGAAATAGTTGCCTTAGTAAGGGAACTTGGAGGGACTATAAGAACTCAGTAA
- a CDS encoding CBS domain-containing protein: MQNLSATQREILLALTELYNREKKMIKSKEVANMINKDEGTVRNIILSLKVLGLVESKPGPKGGYLPTLKAYEFIKNPSVAPIMDKLSLYRGNVETDIKVDNIELLDITNPSGNKVILKVNGDLRKIRPGDSLRFGPTPYSRLVLEGVVIHADDMRKEIVMDVKRMISVPKEKVKNIIGKKLVTLKPDMPLKEASMILYKEGIRGAPAISDGEKIVGIITTADIIKAFFEGNHEAKVKDYMKTDVITINEDEDVLEAIRKMVIYNVGRLLVVDSMGRLVGIVTRTDILKSIAGLEGLWGV; encoded by the coding sequence ATGCAGAATCTGTCTGCTACCCAAAGAGAGATTCTACTGGCGCTGACGGAACTTTACAACAGGGAAAAGAAGATGATAAAAAGCAAGGAAGTAGCTAACATGATAAACAAGGACGAGGGAACTGTGAGAAACATAATCCTCAGCTTGAAGGTCCTTGGACTAGTTGAGTCCAAGCCGGGGCCCAAGGGAGGTTACTTGCCCACCCTAAAAGCCTACGAGTTCATAAAGAACCCATCAGTGGCCCCAATAATGGACAAACTGAGCCTCTACAGGGGCAACGTGGAGACGGACATAAAGGTGGACAACATAGAGCTGTTAGACATAACTAACCCATCAGGGAATAAGGTGATATTGAAGGTAAATGGGGACTTAAGGAAGATCAGACCAGGGGACTCACTGAGGTTTGGCCCAACTCCCTACAGCAGGCTTGTCTTGGAGGGAGTAGTAATACACGCGGACGACATGAGGAAGGAAATTGTAATGGATGTAAAGAGGATGATAAGCGTCCCCAAGGAGAAGGTGAAGAACATTATAGGCAAAAAGCTAGTTACTTTAAAGCCTGACATGCCATTGAAGGAGGCGTCCATGATACTGTACAAGGAAGGCATAAGGGGCGCACCGGCCATTTCTGACGGCGAAAAAATAGTTGGTATAATAACTACTGCAGACATAATAAAGGCCTTCTTCGAAGGTAACCACGAGGCCAAGGTCAAAGACTACATGAAAACTGACGTAATAACCATCAACGAGGACGAGGACGTGTTAGAGGCAATTAGGAAAATGGTCATCTACAACGTAGGCAGGCTACTTGTAGTTGACTCGATGGGGAGACTTGTCGGAATAGTGACCAGGACTGACATATTGAAGTCGATAGCTGGACTAGAAGGGCTATGGGGAGTATGA
- a CDS encoding helix-turn-helix domain-containing protein — protein MKAVHNLSKEAREEIISILLANRNKKALAEELGVTPAAITKFASGRTHPSDETLLRALEIADEEERRKILQVIVNDLITSLMEVIEDNPKVAEEKIDDLKRVVDELEKKRLTSLGFV, from the coding sequence GTGAAGGCAGTCCACAACCTCAGCAAGGAAGCCAGGGAGGAGATAATATCCATACTTTTGGCCAACAGGAACAAGAAGGCGCTCGCGGAGGAACTTGGGGTTACCCCGGCTGCCATAACCAAATTCGCCTCTGGGAGGACTCATCCGAGCGACGAGACCCTACTTAGGGCCTTGGAAATAGCAGACGAAGAGGAAAGGAGGAAGATACTCCAAGTTATCGTGAACGACTTGATCACTAGCTTGATGGAGGTGATTGAGGACAACCCAAAGGTAGCTGAGGAAAAAATAGATGACCTAAAAAGGGTGGTTGACGAGCTGGAGAAGAAGCGCTTAACTTCTCTTGGGTTCGTATAG
- a CDS encoding alpha/beta hydrolase — protein MPFAILDDVKLYYEAYGEGKPIVFVHHLAGSYKSWKFISYQFAKDYKVIVYDLRGHGRSSVLPMPYLIEDHSKDLKGLLEYLEVRDPIVVGHSIGTLIALDFSLKNSPEKLVLIGALYKAPDQEPYRRYVSIATNFGMEALANYRKMREEFSPTLTENPQAWNSLLEVYRENTPLSYKMAVEGLLSARDYGKDLQQVDVPTLIVYGTNDELIRNLKIMERIPKHVTRTIEGYGHFLNFEEPQWLTKVITEFL, from the coding sequence ATGCCCTTCGCCATTCTCGATGACGTAAAGCTATACTACGAGGCCTACGGGGAAGGGAAGCCAATAGTTTTCGTGCACCACCTAGCAGGCTCTTATAAGAGCTGGAAGTTCATAAGCTATCAGTTTGCTAAGGACTACAAAGTAATAGTATATGACCTAAGGGGGCACGGAAGGTCATCTGTACTTCCTATGCCTTACCTAATAGAGGATCACTCGAAGGACTTGAAGGGACTTCTAGAGTACTTGGAAGTGAGGGACCCTATAGTGGTAGGCCACTCCATAGGCACCCTTATAGCTTTGGACTTCTCCCTCAAAAACAGCCCCGAGAAGCTTGTCCTCATAGGGGCGTTGTACAAGGCCCCAGACCAAGAGCCGTACAGACGTTACGTGTCCATAGCCACTAACTTCGGAATGGAGGCCCTAGCCAACTACAGGAAGATGCGGGAAGAGTTTTCGCCCACCCTCACTGAAAACCCTCAAGCATGGAACTCGCTCCTCGAGGTTTACAGAGAGAACACGCCCTTAAGCTACAAGATGGCTGTGGAAGGACTTCTTTCAGCAAGGGACTACGGGAAAGACCTACAGCAGGTAGATGTACCCACCCTCATAGTATACGGTACTAACGATGAACTTATCAGGAACTTAAAGATCATGGAGAGAATACCAAAGCACGTAACGAGAACCATAGAGGGCTACGGTCACTTCCTAAACTTTGAAGAACCCCAGTGGCTGACTAAGGTTATTACTGAGTTCTTATAG
- a CDS encoding PLP-dependent aminotransferase family protein, with protein sequence MSKWERFLSKETALLKTSEIRDLLKLTEGKNVISFAGGLPDPSTFPAEDIRNISDYVLSNYASRALQYSATAGIPELRQQLVNLSAQRGITGIDEDNIFVTVGSQEALFMLFNLFVDPGDHVFVESPSYLAALNILRARSPAFHGIPLTENGPDLDVLESDLRKLESEGKKPKLLYIIPTAQNPGGTTLSLDGRKRVLELASEYDFLVVEDDAYGFLVFDGDSPPPIKALDKEGRVIYTGTFSKILAPGFRLGWIVADKDVIHEVELYKQNVDLHTPSFTQFIAAEAIRRNVIQNNLPKVRSLYRRKRDVMLQAIEEHFPKDAKWSKPVGGMFVFAWLSRQKDTLSLLPRALERGVAYVPGSSFFYDYSGRNTMRINFSFPTEEQIRKGIEILGQLLKE encoded by the coding sequence ATGTCTAAATGGGAAAGGTTTCTCTCTAAGGAAACGGCCCTACTAAAAACCTCGGAAATAAGGGACCTACTTAAGCTGACCGAGGGGAAAAACGTCATCAGCTTTGCTGGGGGACTACCTGACCCTTCCACTTTCCCAGCAGAAGACATAAGGAACATATCCGATTACGTCCTGTCAAATTACGCGTCTAGGGCTTTACAGTACTCTGCCACTGCTGGGATTCCGGAGCTCAGACAACAGCTGGTGAACCTCTCAGCCCAGAGGGGGATAACTGGCATAGACGAGGACAACATCTTCGTCACAGTTGGGAGCCAAGAGGCCCTATTTATGCTTTTCAATTTGTTTGTAGATCCAGGAGATCACGTATTTGTTGAGTCGCCGTCTTATTTGGCAGCACTTAACATATTGAGAGCCAGAAGCCCCGCCTTCCACGGCATACCCCTTACTGAAAATGGACCAGACCTTGACGTGCTAGAGAGCGACTTAAGAAAACTTGAGTCAGAGGGGAAGAAGCCGAAGTTGCTTTACATTATACCCACTGCGCAGAACCCTGGAGGTACTACGCTGTCCCTCGACGGAAGGAAGAGGGTGTTGGAGCTTGCTTCAGAATACGACTTCCTAGTTGTGGAGGACGACGCTTACGGTTTCCTGGTGTTCGACGGTGACAGTCCACCTCCAATCAAGGCCCTAGACAAGGAGGGAAGGGTAATATACACAGGGACCTTTAGCAAGATACTTGCCCCCGGCTTTAGGCTGGGCTGGATAGTCGCAGACAAAGACGTTATTCACGAGGTGGAGCTCTACAAGCAGAACGTTGACCTCCACACCCCCTCCTTCACCCAGTTTATAGCGGCAGAGGCCATAAGGAGAAACGTAATCCAAAACAACCTCCCCAAGGTTAGGTCGCTCTACAGGAGGAAAAGGGACGTGATGCTTCAGGCAATTGAGGAGCACTTCCCAAAGGACGCCAAGTGGAGCAAACCAGTGGGAGGGATGTTTGTATTCGCCTGGCTCTCGAGGCAAAAGGACACGTTAAGCTTGTTGCCGAGGGCCTTGGAGAGGGGAGTAGCATACGTTCCTGGCTCCAGCTTCTTCTACGACTACTCGGGCAGGAACACAATGAGGATAAACTTCAGCTTCCCAACTGAGGAGCAAATTAGAAAGGGAATCGAAATATTAGGTCAACTACTTAAAGAGTAA
- the pheT gene encoding phenylalanine--tRNA ligase subunit beta, producing the protein MVTITLRKSRLLEKLKLTEGELEEVLFNLKSEVEPVDQENIAIEINADRLDMLNLGGIVRAAKGIMGVELGEPKYKVVDTDYVLEVRRVESRPYALGAVVYNVDLDQEKLRELIQFQEKLHDTIGRRRKKVAIGIHDLKKVDTKRIVYSTVPLNYKFVPLNQKEAMTVSEVMERTDQGKKYGNLSVYNNLSPAILQEDGQVLSVPPVINSEKTKIEEGTKDVFIDVTGTNLQAVMETLDILVTNLAEEGGVIGRVKVTGAIDVNSSPVLNHRVVEARVDYVLKRIGVELGGEDVVRYLSMMRMNSSLEGDVLKVTVPPYRTDVMRDVDLAEDVAMAIGYNKLEPLQIGATIFGKFLKETSLYTAFRELSVGAGLQEIYSLVLTKSNHLEGNFVRLLNPISAEYDAVRNSLIWTTLRFLSRNQRARFPVKVFEIGEVVVPSNSDTGFRNDLREVMAVMDSKVSFEQLQSLLHQVIVNATDIEPSYEENDDRLFIPGRGATVILKGEKVGIVGEVNPEVLVKFDVFYPVVISEIYLGKIANLI; encoded by the coding sequence ATGGTAACCATCACGTTGAGGAAGTCGAGGCTCCTCGAGAAGCTTAAGCTAACCGAGGGAGAGCTAGAGGAGGTACTGTTTAACCTTAAGTCCGAGGTGGAGCCAGTAGACCAGGAGAACATAGCCATAGAGATCAACGCGGATAGGCTCGACATGTTGAACCTTGGGGGAATAGTGAGGGCAGCCAAGGGGATCATGGGCGTGGAACTGGGAGAGCCCAAATACAAGGTGGTTGACACAGACTACGTCCTCGAGGTGAGAAGGGTCGAGTCCAGGCCGTATGCCCTTGGGGCAGTTGTCTACAACGTGGATCTAGACCAGGAGAAGTTGAGGGAGCTTATCCAGTTCCAGGAGAAACTACACGATACAATAGGTAGGAGGAGGAAGAAGGTAGCCATAGGGATTCATGACCTAAAGAAGGTAGATACCAAGAGGATAGTTTACTCCACGGTGCCGTTAAACTACAAGTTCGTCCCCCTAAACCAAAAGGAAGCTATGACGGTATCTGAGGTCATGGAGAGGACAGATCAAGGGAAAAAGTACGGAAACTTATCAGTTTACAACAACCTCTCTCCTGCGATACTTCAAGAGGACGGACAAGTCCTAAGCGTCCCTCCAGTGATTAACTCGGAAAAGACGAAGATAGAGGAGGGAACTAAAGACGTATTCATAGACGTCACGGGGACGAACTTACAGGCAGTGATGGAGACGCTTGACATACTGGTGACCAACTTGGCTGAGGAGGGCGGAGTCATAGGGAGAGTCAAGGTCACTGGTGCCATCGACGTGAACTCCTCCCCAGTGCTAAACCACAGGGTAGTAGAGGCCAGAGTCGACTACGTCTTAAAGAGGATCGGCGTTGAACTTGGGGGAGAGGATGTAGTAAGGTATTTATCCATGATGAGGATGAACTCTTCCCTGGAAGGGGACGTGTTAAAGGTTACCGTGCCCCCTTACAGGACAGACGTAATGAGGGACGTTGACCTAGCTGAGGACGTGGCAATGGCGATAGGCTACAACAAGCTCGAGCCACTCCAGATAGGGGCAACGATCTTCGGCAAGTTCCTCAAGGAGACTTCGCTTTACACGGCTTTCAGAGAGCTCAGCGTGGGGGCTGGACTTCAGGAGATCTACTCTCTGGTGCTTACTAAGTCCAACCACTTAGAGGGGAATTTCGTGAGGTTACTGAACCCCATCTCGGCCGAATACGACGCGGTCAGGAACTCCCTTATATGGACAACGCTTAGGTTCCTCTCGAGGAACCAGAGGGCTAGGTTCCCAGTGAAGGTGTTCGAAATAGGGGAAGTCGTAGTGCCGTCAAACTCAGATACAGGCTTCAGGAACGACCTGCGCGAGGTAATGGCCGTAATGGACAGCAAGGTAAGCTTCGAACAACTACAGTCCTTACTCCACCAAGTTATCGTAAACGCCACTGACATCGAGCCTTCATACGAAGAGAACGACGACCGCCTCTTCATCCCCGGAAGAGGGGCTACCGTGATCCTAAAGGGGGAGAAGGTCGGGATAGTAGGGGAAGTAAACCCAGAAGTGTTAGTGAAGTTCGACGTGTTCTACCCTGTGGTGATAAGCGAGATTTATTTGGGAAAGATAGCAAATCTTATCTAA
- a CDS encoding phenylalanine--tRNA ligase subunit alpha: protein MLSELELRVLSFIKDKGVTSSTEISASLGLPKSSVFSVVYHLASEGYVRVVNTKKERKLVLTEEGETRLKEGFPEENLLRMLSRGPVKVQEAKDALGKDFEIAMSWAKKRGLINVQRGEIASLVQTYVAPERELLEKVKRGERLGDNEVTLLKGRNLVEEKEETEIEVEFLREPGLRSALLFLTPELIRSGEWRKYEFKKFNVRALPPYVPIGKKHYFREFIERAKEVMVSLGFSEVKSDYVEMEFYNFDMLFQPQDHPAREIHDSFRVEGRGEVKDEGLLRRVKEVHERWWNYKWDQEVALRLVMRSQTTATTARVLSTSPKPPARVFTIGKVFRPDAIDATHLIEFHQLDGLIVEEDFNFRKLLGVLKEIFAGLGIKEIKFKPAYFPFTEPSVEVYGWIGKLGWVEMAGAGLLRPEVTEPAGVYSPAGAWGLGLDRLAMLFLGVKDIRDLYSDDIEFLRNRKVEAQW from the coding sequence ATGCTAAGCGAGCTGGAGTTAAGGGTCCTATCTTTTATAAAGGACAAAGGTGTAACCTCCTCTACCGAGATTTCAGCAAGCCTTGGATTGCCCAAGAGCTCGGTCTTCAGCGTGGTCTACCACCTCGCCTCAGAAGGCTACGTAAGGGTAGTGAACACGAAGAAGGAGAGAAAGCTAGTGCTCACGGAAGAGGGGGAGACGAGGCTAAAGGAGGGTTTCCCAGAGGAAAACTTGCTAAGGATGCTATCTAGGGGCCCAGTGAAGGTACAAGAGGCAAAGGACGCGTTAGGGAAGGACTTTGAGATAGCCATGAGCTGGGCCAAGAAGAGGGGCTTAATTAACGTACAAAGGGGTGAAATCGCTTCCCTAGTGCAGACCTACGTGGCCCCGGAAAGGGAACTCCTGGAAAAGGTTAAGAGGGGAGAGAGGCTTGGAGATAACGAGGTTACACTGCTTAAGGGTAGGAACCTGGTAGAGGAAAAGGAAGAGACCGAGATAGAAGTGGAGTTCCTCAGGGAGCCCGGACTAAGGAGCGCCCTGCTTTTCCTTACGCCTGAGCTCATAAGGAGCGGGGAGTGGAGGAAGTACGAGTTTAAGAAGTTCAACGTAAGGGCCTTACCTCCTTACGTACCTATAGGGAAAAAGCACTACTTTAGGGAGTTCATAGAGAGGGCAAAGGAGGTAATGGTAAGCCTTGGGTTCTCTGAAGTCAAGAGTGACTACGTCGAGATGGAGTTCTACAACTTCGACATGCTCTTCCAACCTCAGGACCACCCTGCTAGGGAAATACACGATAGCTTCAGGGTAGAAGGGAGGGGAGAAGTTAAGGACGAGGGACTGTTGAGGAGGGTGAAGGAAGTCCACGAGAGGTGGTGGAACTACAAGTGGGACCAGGAGGTCGCCTTGAGACTTGTGATGAGGAGCCAGACGACAGCTACCACTGCGAGGGTGCTCTCCACCAGCCCAAAGCCTCCGGCCAGGGTATTCACAATAGGGAAGGTGTTTAGGCCAGACGCCATAGACGCTACGCACTTGATAGAGTTTCATCAGCTAGACGGGCTGATAGTAGAGGAGGACTTCAACTTCAGGAAGCTCCTTGGAGTTCTCAAGGAAATATTCGCCGGGCTGGGGATTAAGGAAATAAAGTTCAAGCCTGCCTACTTCCCGTTCACAGAGCCCAGCGTGGAGGTCTACGGGTGGATAGGCAAGCTGGGATGGGTAGAGATGGCTGGGGCGGGCCTCCTTAGGCCAGAGGTAACAGAGCCCGCTGGGGTCTACTCCCCTGCAGGGGCGTGGGGTCTAGGGCTGGACAGGCTGGCGATGCTCTTCCTTGGTGTAAAGGATATAAGGGATCTATACTCTGATGACATAGAGTTCCTTAGGAACAGAAAGGTCGAGGCACAATGGTAA
- a CDS encoding DUF2192 domain-containing protein has translation MVKEIYKDRVKTLTDIWGVVITKWKDLNRETLVEILKDSYEKNNIKPLRGFKSTNLYEKELISLYVVGKEGLGLYDEYRELFDTLLSPEEKYEEIAKVIPESPEKSFELAGQDKDVLARALRLIFTEVIFSFVDEGKLIRALKALSSSQNDAIQHTAKSFSRFYTAFKLAEEIAEGIIRDKMNYIAMKKAISIKIGFDYPLPKSNYVALISQEVFNVKPKIIKKILELSTLQ, from the coding sequence ATGGTCAAGGAGATCTACAAGGACAGAGTGAAGACGTTAACTGACATCTGGGGTGTAGTGATCACCAAGTGGAAAGATTTAAATAGAGAGACACTCGTTGAAATTTTAAAGGACAGCTACGAAAAAAACAACATCAAGCCCCTAAGGGGCTTCAAGTCCACAAACTTGTACGAAAAGGAACTCATTAGCCTTTACGTAGTTGGGAAGGAGGGGCTAGGACTTTACGACGAGTACAGGGAGCTGTTTGACACCCTCCTGTCTCCAGAAGAAAAGTACGAGGAAATAGCGAAGGTTATCCCAGAGTCCCCCGAGAAGTCGTTTGAGTTGGCCGGACAGGACAAGGACGTCCTGGCGAGGGCACTTAGGCTGATCTTCACGGAGGTCATATTTTCCTTTGTAGATGAGGGGAAGCTGATAAGGGCTTTGAAGGCCCTGAGCTCGTCGCAGAACGACGCCATACAACATACGGCGAAGAGCTTTTCGCGTTTCTACACTGCGTTTAAGTTAGCGGAGGAAATAGCTGAGGGGATAATTAGGGACAAGATGAACTACATCGCCATGAAAAAGGCTATATCCATCAAGATAGGGTTTGACTACCCGTTGCCAAAGTCCAACTACGTGGCGTTGATCTCACAGGAAGTCTTCAACGTAAAACCCAAGATTATAAAAAAGATCCTCGAACTGTCCACTTTACAATGA
- a CDS encoding zinc-binding alcohol dehydrogenase family protein yields MISILFNQGIIPADVVERPIEEDFVSITPQRVLLSAIENSIFVGFLWIRPWTIIGSIGIGKVDEVGLSVDEGLKGKTVLVLPYSPKYGGIGTEINGLLVEKTNMPSDSIVTLPENPPDKLLLYPFASVALQIKEYAEGKEVLILGSGLTAMLTYLALKDSATLGIYSDEDVKLPYAQKIKKSDKKWDMVVVSTMRGWARVVADSLVKDNGKIVIPKFLNSWPAIVPKNPLFVPPVPRDDVIPFLNREVTDKLFEENVGYADDVISAIPTPKNGVIVDVKKALKKAVELYSLSS; encoded by the coding sequence ATGATATCAATTCTGTTCAACCAGGGTATTATTCCGGCGGACGTTGTGGAGAGGCCCATAGAAGAGGACTTTGTATCGATCACCCCCCAAAGGGTACTACTGAGCGCCATAGAAAACTCCATATTTGTCGGTTTTCTCTGGATAAGACCTTGGACAATAATAGGCAGCATAGGGATAGGGAAAGTAGACGAAGTAGGGTTAAGCGTTGATGAGGGACTGAAAGGGAAGACAGTCTTGGTTCTTCCGTATTCCCCCAAGTACGGGGGCATAGGGACTGAAATTAACGGCCTCTTGGTTGAGAAGACCAACATGCCTTCGGACTCGATAGTGACGTTACCCGAAAATCCACCGGACAAGCTTTTGCTTTACCCATTTGCTTCCGTGGCGTTACAGATCAAGGAGTACGCAGAGGGAAAGGAAGTCCTAATTTTGGGCTCCGGTCTTACGGCAATGCTTACTTACTTAGCCCTCAAAGACTCAGCTACTTTGGGGATATACTCAGACGAGGACGTCAAGCTACCTTACGCGCAAAAGATAAAGAAAAGCGATAAGAAATGGGACATGGTAGTCGTATCTACAATGAGGGGATGGGCTAGAGTAGTGGCTGATTCCCTAGTGAAGGACAACGGAAAGATAGTTATTCCAAAGTTCCTCAACTCCTGGCCTGCCATAGTCCCAAAGAACCCGCTGTTTGTGCCTCCGGTCCCAAGGGACGATGTTATTCCTTTCTTAAACAGGGAAGTAACAGACAAGTTGTTTGAGGAGAACGTAGGGTACGCAGATGACGTGATCTCTGCAATTCCTACCCCAAAGAACGGGGTCATCGTAGACGTGAAGAAGGCTCTAAAAAAAGCCGTGGAGCTTTACTCTTTAAGTAGTTGA